The genomic DNA CCTTGACCGGAAGTGTTTGTGAAAGGTATATTCAAATTCGCGCATTGATTATTAACAAACGTGAAATTAGCAGTTGGCTTTTGTTTTACTTCAATCGTTAACGTATAATAGATGGAATCGCCTCCTGAAGTTAATGCATAATATTGAACCTGAAAAGTGCCACTAGTAGCATAGGTGTGCGTTGGATTAGTTATTAAAGAATCCTCAGCACCATCACCAAAATCCCAATGCCTAAATATAATGGTGTCGAGGCAAATGCTTTCGGTAGCGTTAAATTGAGCAACAAGGCCTTCGCAATTATTCGTTAAAGCAATATTAATCTCCGAATTAGTATTATCAGTATAAAAGGAGTCTACCGTAAGTTGAGGAAGATTAGCAGAGTCTAAATAATTTACTGTGTAATAAATTTTTTGCCCTAAGGTGGTATCAATGCTAAAGCTTGTAAGTGCACTGAAGGAGCCGTGAGGCGTTACTGCGCATGGGTCAGGAAATTTAAACCTGCTTAAGGCCCCGGAAGAATAATGGCTGACAAAAAGTTGTGGCTCGCCAGCTGCATCAATGTAGGACATTCCTATTGGCTGTCCCACTGTTACGCCAAAGTCAGAATCAAACAAAACTGTTTGTATGCTATCCATCGCTTCGGTTAGCTTTAAACCGCGTATGAAGCCGGATGTACCAGTGCAGAACACATACCATCCCTCCCTTGTATGGGCCGAAACTATCGAGAAATCTTGTTCTGCGGTTAAATATATTATTTTTTCAGTTGGGACATTTTCAAAACTATTTCCAAAATCCAACAAAGTCACTTCTTTAGATATTAACTTAACAACTGCTGCCATGTATTTTTGTTTGACACAATCATACATCATGGTAATGTCACTTGGCAGCCCAGGGGAAGGAATAGGTGTAAGTATATCCGGAATACTATCAAACCCGTAGGTAAATTTTAATCGCGAAATGTTACTTATGTTGTAGTTTGCAATAAAGAGATATTCTCCAATAATGTCGATTGCATAAGGGGTAATCTGTCCAGCCAGAATTTCCTTTACTTGCGGATTCACATCTGTTATAGAAGACAATGTTAACCGAAACAACTTTCCCTGAACATTATCGGCTGCAAAAATATAAATCGCATTATCTTTTCTTACAATATCTACCGCCCATAGCTGGGTAGCTCCCATCATTCCAGAGGCAATCAATTTTACTGTGGGAGTATTAGAAAGCGAGTTCCCAAAGTCGATTCGTTGCACCCCATCAATATTTGGCGCTACAGTAAAACCATAATAGTTTCCATCTTCATATATTACCTGTAATTGTCGCGTGGCATTTCCGAAACTTGCGGTCGTACTTATATTTAAGGGCAAACTGTCAAGACCTGCAGGACAAAAGTCCCATGTTACCTGAGTTACATAAGTACTATCGAGCTGAGCCTGATTAATTGATAATGGACAAATAGTATCCTTCACCACGGGGATTGCAATACTGCATTGCGAGTAGAGAGAGGCACTGGAAATGATAAATGAAACGATTGTTAGCGTAATGAATTTCATGAGTATAATAATTCTTATGGTGACGGTCATATCTAACAAGTTCTTTTACAAAATTAGCTAAAATTGCCATGCCAACCATGATACAGCAATAATTATTCCTATCCCATTTAAAGGGAATTAATAGTTTTGCCCCAACACTTCAAACCTTTTGACTTTAAAACGAAACATAGGCTCTGCATTTATTCTGCAAATAGTAACTGCAGCATTTATGTTTCTTTCAACGGTACTTATTGCAAGATACCTTTTGCCTCAAGGACGAGGCATTTACTCCCTCTATTTTAATTCGGTAAATTTTATAGTTTTGCTTATTGGGCTAGGTCTATCGTCAGCCATAACCTTTTACCATGCCTCCGGCAAAATTACTGCACAAGTTGCCTTCTGGGTTTCGCTTATGTTTACCTCAATAAGCGGCTTATTCTTTTTTTTCCTGCTGATGTCAACATCTTCATTCAATTTGTTTTACAAAATGAGCGGCATCGCCTTCACCATGAAAAATGCTGCCATCTTCACCTTGTTTTGTTTCCTACTTCAATTTAGCCAATGCATAATGGCCATATTCAATGCTCGTAAAGAATTTATCACCTCAGGTATAATAGGATTTATTAATCCGGCTGCAGTTACGATAGGCATCGGGTCTCTTTACTTTTTATCGAATAAAGATGTGGCTTTACATTCCCCTATCGTTAACTATGCTCTGCTAATTACCATGGCCGGATAC from Bacteroidota bacterium includes the following:
- a CDS encoding PKD domain-containing protein, with translation MTVTIRIIILMKFITLTIVSFIISSASLYSQCSIAIPVVKDTICPLSINQAQLDSTYVTQVTWDFCPAGLDSLPLNISTTASFGNATRQLQVIYEDGNYYGFTVAPNIDGVQRIDFGNSLSNTPTVKLIASGMMGATQLWAVDIVRKDNAIYIFAADNVQGKLFRLTLSSITDVNPQVKEILAGQITPYAIDIIGEYLFIANYNISNISRLKFTYGFDSIPDILTPIPSPGLPSDITMMYDCVKQKYMAAVVKLISKEVTLLDFGNSFENVPTEKIIYLTAEQDFSIVSAHTREGWYVFCTGTSGFIRGLKLTEAMDSIQTVLFDSDFGVTVGQPIGMSYIDAAGEPQLFVSHYSSGALSRFKFPDPCAVTPHGSFSALTSFSIDTTLGQKIYYTVNYLDSANLPQLTVDSFYTDNTNSEINIALTNNCEGLVAQFNATESICLDTIIFRHWDFGDGAEDSLITNPTHTYATSGTFQVQYYALTSGGDSIYYTLTIEVKQKPTANFTFVNNQCANLNIPFTNTSGQGNDSIVLYNWFINNVEVGNDTILNYTFTSGGQYNITLMVTNTVGCMDSITQVISIADAPQAAFNATNTCIGGQVQFVNATDTNGLNVTYYWDFGDTFFSTDTNPLHSYAGLGADYTVMLIASGSNSCIDTILQNVHLSVKPTPVISIVGNTFCQNQSYTFYDNSYSNGSDSIYYVRWDMGNGDSFISSDSLSYAYTLPGTYTITLTAATPTFCDSAVTASIIINAQPDVQFSAPDGCLGDTVYFINQTTFAQDDTISSYLWFFDYGGITANSNDTLFYYPTFSIYSVSLTAITDKGCADTAYKSLFVYPRPVADFSFTTPVCTNFPAI